The Glutamicibacter mishrai DNA window GATGGGCCGCGTCGCGAAGTGCAGCAACGAAATCTTCGTTGAAGCTGCCGTCAGCGTTGCGCGAGGTAGAGATGTCGAGGACTGGGATCTCGGTGACTACGTTTTTCATAACCCCAGAGTGCACCTCATGACGGGATTGTTACCAGCCTAAGTTACGCCGGGTTCCCCCAAGTTTCTCGCCGTGTAACAATCCTTGCGAAGGATGAAAATGAGGTTCATAATAGGGTTTTTTGCCATCGGCGGGGAAATCTGTCTGGAAGATGCGGCCGCTGGATATCGTTCTTTTAGTCCTGGATATCCTGATGCGTGTACAGCATACGATGCCAGTGATCTGCCTATGCAAGGATTACGCACAGCACAGGGTTTTTGACGTGCCCGCGCCACAACTGGCCTCGCGCGTCCGTAATCTGGATGCGCGATTACTACCGTGGGTTCCGGGTCTCGGACAGGGCGGAACATAGTGAAGCTGGCGGTCAGAACCGGGACGCCCGCCGAGCGAAACTTATTCAAGCGCACACTGTCGCGCACCGAGTAATTCCAGTGATCTGACTACTGGGCGCTTATGCTTGAAGGGTGATATTTCGAGCAGTAGGTGACGGCCGTCCATACCCAGAACACGGGTTGGTCTCCTCACGCGACTGGAGCGAACTGCCTCCGCAGCAGGTGAAGCTGGATCAGCTTGTTACTACCAAGTCCACACTTGACTTGGAAGCGCTGCTCTCGGAAGATTCCACTTTTTACGGCGACTTGTTCCCCCATGTTGTCCGGTATGGCGGTGTCCTTTATCTGGAAGATGGCGTGCACCGAGCGTTGCGTTCCGCGCTTCATCATCGCTCCGTAATACATGCGCGGATATTGGATTTAGACGGCGATTCGATAAGCTAATTTCCACGAGGATGACGAGCTGGTTTTCCTCAGCTAGTCGTAGCCGCGGGCTACCCGGAGCTAGGTGGGAAGATGCGTGAACGCGAAGACCCGGCCGAATGGCACGGGGCGCATATTGTTGATGAGCAAGACTTGAGTTTCAGCTCGGATCAAAAAGCCAAGAGCCGTGCCCGCAGGCGCCAAAACGCGGTGTTTGCCGTCATGGCCGTGCTTGTTATGACTGTCACCGTGGGCGCGCTGCTCATCGCGACCGGAAACTGGAAGCCCGGAGCGGATGCCACGGCCGCGGACACCGCAGAGCCGACCCCTGTGAAAATCGAGAACGCCAAGTGCCCTGAAGTCGACTTCTCCTATCAGGATCCGCAGAGCTTCAAAATCCGGGTGCTGAACACCACGAATATCGCGGGACTAGCCTCGGACACCGCAAAATCCTTGGAAGAACGCGGCTTTAAGATTGCCTCGTTGACCTCGGGCTGGGATTCGCTGTCGGCAACCACCGGGGCTGTCATTGCCGGTCCAGATGGCTATGCCCAGGCCTTCACCGTCCAGCGCCAGGTGCCGGGCGCGGTCTTCATCTTCGATCCGGAAAAATGGGGCACGACAGTAGACCTTGCCGTCGGTGAGAAATACGAGGGCCTGCAAAAGGACCGCAAGCTCGATACCTCCGCCGGCAAGCTGGTGTGCGCGCCGGCGGAGTAATCGCATAAGGCTTTCAGACCTACTGGGTTTTCACATTCTCCGCGTAGACCTGGGTGAGGGCATTGGCGAAAACATCGGCCGGCTGAGCGCCGGAAATCCCGTATTTTCCATCAAGGATGAAGAACGGAACGCCACTGATTCTGATCTGCTGGGCCTGCGCGATGTCGGCGTTGACTTCTTCGGTGTAGGCGCCGGCCTCAATCTGCGCCCCGAGTTCCACTACGTCGAGATCCAACGAGCCAGCCAGCTCCAGCAGCGTCTGGACGTCGCCGGTATCCAGCCCCTTTTCAAAGTGCGCGGAGAGCAATAGCTCCTTCATCTCATTGCCCGCTCCGTGCTGCTTTGCGTATTCCAGAACGCGAAGGGCGGTGAAGGAGTTGGCCACCTTGAGGTTATCGAAGTCGTACTCCAGGCCTTCCTCGGCCGCCTGCGCGGTGACGTGCTGCAGCATCTGCTGGACCTGCTCCTGATCCAGGCCCTTCATTTTCGAGAGGTACTCGGCTT harbors:
- a CDS encoding type II toxin-antitoxin system VapB family antitoxin, with product MIFRAVGDGRPYPEHGLVSSRDWSELPPQQVKLDQLVTTKSTLDLEALLSEDSTFYGDLFPHVVRYGGVLYLEDGVHRALRSALHHRSVIHARILDLDGDSIS
- a CDS encoding LytR C-terminal domain-containing protein, producing MREREDPAEWHGAHIVDEQDLSFSSDQKAKSRARRRQNAVFAVMAVLVMTVTVGALLIATGNWKPGADATAADTAEPTPVKIENAKCPEVDFSYQDPQSFKIRVLNTTNIAGLASDTAKSLEERGFKIASLTSGWDSLSATTGAVIAGPDGYAQAFTVQRQVPGAVFIFDPEKWGTTVDLAVGEKYEGLQKDRKLDTSAGKLVCAPAE
- a CDS encoding DsbA family oxidoreductase is translated as MSEIIGEQPADPKRLRVDIFSDIACPWCFIGKRRFEQGVEAFEYSQNVDVYWHAYQLDPSLPDNYDGSEAEYLSKMKGLDQEQVQQMLQHVTAQAAEEGLEYDFDNLKVANSFTALRVLEYAKQHGAGNEMKELLLSAHFEKGLDTGDVQTLLELAGSLDLDVVELGAQIEAGAYTEEVNADIAQAQQIRISGVPFFILDGKYGISGAQPADVFANALTQVYAENVKTQ